The DNA region GATCGCCCCAGGGGATTCAACTAACGCGACGCAGTTTGCCCAGGGAAGCAACGTTCCAGGCAATTCGTCAGGCAGGGGAATTTGCGTAACAGATTCGCCGCCCTCTCGCTTAGTAACTCAGACGCGACAGGGCCAAACCTGGCCCGGCGAACTGAAAAAAAGCCTTGAAAACACACTTTTGTGAAGGAATGGAACCATGAACTGCTTCAAGAAAACGTTGATCGCCGCCACGATGATCCTTGGCACGCTTGCGGTAATCGGCACGACCAGCACAGCCTCGGCCGGCCATAAGGGCGGACACAATGGTGGGCATGGTGGTGGACACGGTGGAAACGGTGGAAACGGTGGGCATCACGGTGGACACGATGGTGGACACAATGGTGGACACAATGGACACCACGGCGGACACGGGGGCGGCTATGGCGGTGGCTACGGCGGCGGTTACGGGGGCGGTTACGGGGGCGGCTATAGCTACAACCGCTGCTACACGCCGAGCTACAACTACTACCCGACCTACAACTACTGCCCGCCGGTGACGCCTTGCTATCCCACGTACAACTACGTGGCGCCCTGCTACCCGACGTATACCTGCCCGCCCGTCTACGGTTGGTAGATTGCGAACGGTGGATCCAATATCTAATAACGCCACACGCCCGGCGAGCAATCGCCGGGCGTGTGGCATTGATGGGGCGAAAGTCTTGCTATCCGCGAAGGCGCGGAGCGAGCATGACGAATTTCGAAATCCGAATGACGAATGACGAATGTCGATTGGTCTATTGCCTGGCTGCCTATCGCTAACAATCTAGAAGTTCATCGACATTTCTAGTTCAGCCGACTCCGTGGTGAAAACCGGGTCACGCTCCGCGCGCCAAGCGCTTCGCTTCCGCAGCCAGGACGCCGGTGATGATTGCCCGCAGTTTCGGTTCCGCGGCGTTGGCCGTGGCGATGATCTCCGCCACGTCGACGGGTTTCAATGCGTCGGGGAAACAGACATCGGTGATGGTCGAGACGCCCAGCACGCGCATTCCCGCATGGACGGCCACGATGACTTCCGGCACAGTCGACATGCCGACGGCGTCGGCGCCGATCGCGCGGAGGAAGCGGTATTCCGCTCGAGTTTCCAGATTCGGTCCCGTCACGGCGACAAAGACTCCCCGATGGGCGGCGAAGTTCTCGTGCCGCGCGATTTCCATGGCCCGCTGGATGAGCGTTGCATCATACGGCTGAGACATGTCCGGAAAGCGCGTACCGAGGCGATCGTCGTTGACGCCGATCAGCGGATTCAGGCCCATCAGGTTAATGTGATCGTCGATGAGCATGATGTCGCCGGTCGCATAGACGGGATTCATGCCGCCGGCGGCGTTCGTGACAATCAATAGCTCCGCGCCGAGGGCCTTCATCACACGGACGGGCAGTGTAATCTGATCGAGCGGATAGCCTTCGTAAGCGTGGAATCGGCCTTCCATCGCCACGACGGGCACGCCGGACAAGCGGCCGCAAATCAACTGGCCGCGGTGGCTCGCGACCGTGGAACACGGAAAGTGCGGGATCTCGTT from Planctomycetia bacterium includes:
- a CDS encoding purine-nucleoside phosphorylase, giving the protein MLHLFDQVQAAVAEIQRRWPERPHAGIILGTGLGALARQIEAAATIEYNEIPHFPCSTVASHRGQLICGRLSGVPVVAMEGRFHAYEGYPLDQITLPVRVMKALGAELLIVTNAAGGMNPVYATGDIMLIDDHINLMGLNPLIGVNDDRLGTRFPDMSQPYDATLIQRAMEIARHENFAAHRGVFVAVTGPNLETRAEYRFLRAIGADAVGMSTVPEVIVAVHAGMRVLGVSTITDVCFPDALKPVDVAEIIATANAAEPKLRAIITGVLAAEAKRLARGA